The following coding sequences lie in one Angustibacter luteus genomic window:
- a CDS encoding SLC13 family permease: MDDATTALLVLAAVVALFIWNRLPVGAVAILAALGLWATGLVTANEAVSGFGDPVVIFIATLFVVSEGIDSTGVTTWAGQALIARAGTAHTRVLVAVSLLSALLASFITLNGAVAALLPLVVLLAMRIQQSPSQLLLPMVFAGSCGGLLMLMSSPINIIVSEAAQDAGAPAFPFFSFALVGLPLLAGTVTICAVFGPRLLPRTTPEHAAPDLGEHAQTLEAHYELTDGFNRLRVRTRSALIGRSPADVDLAGYPGVALIAVEDHAGSSVLGEVHDDDVLVVTGPPSEVTHFALAEGLAVHMTGSADAADLLTREGGVAEVVVPPRSRLVGETVYPGMQRQHELVILAVQRLGKDLGSGPLELAEGDAILLHGRWSALDQLNRDRDVLLVDSPDVVRRQAVPWGPKATRAVVVLAGLVAMLASGQVPPAIAGLAAALAMVLARVVTVPQAYRSVSWQTVVLVGAMIPLSTAIQSSGAADLVSGWIIDLVGGGSPYLLLVALFVLTATLGQVVSNTATVLVVTPIAVAAAQATGTSVQPVLMLVAVAGCAALLTPIATPGNMMIMTPGGYRFGDYWKLGLPVMLWWFAVAIGVIPLVWRP; the protein is encoded by the coding sequence ATGGATGACGCCACCACGGCGCTGCTCGTCCTCGCCGCGGTCGTGGCCCTGTTCATCTGGAACCGCCTCCCCGTGGGCGCAGTGGCGATCCTGGCTGCCCTCGGCCTGTGGGCGACCGGCCTGGTCACGGCGAACGAGGCGGTGTCGGGCTTCGGTGACCCCGTGGTGATCTTCATCGCCACCCTGTTCGTGGTCAGCGAGGGAATCGACTCCACCGGTGTGACGACCTGGGCCGGTCAGGCGCTGATCGCGCGCGCCGGCACCGCCCACACCCGGGTGCTGGTGGCGGTCTCGCTGCTGTCGGCCCTGCTCGCGTCCTTCATCACCCTGAACGGCGCCGTCGCCGCACTGCTCCCCCTGGTCGTGCTCCTCGCGATGCGGATCCAGCAGTCCCCGTCCCAGCTGCTGTTGCCGATGGTGTTCGCCGGCAGCTGCGGCGGCTTGCTCATGCTGATGAGCAGCCCGATCAACATCATCGTGTCCGAGGCCGCGCAGGACGCCGGAGCACCCGCGTTCCCCTTCTTCTCGTTCGCCCTCGTCGGCCTACCGCTGCTGGCCGGCACCGTGACGATCTGTGCGGTCTTCGGGCCCCGACTGCTGCCCCGCACGACACCGGAGCACGCGGCTCCCGACCTGGGCGAGCACGCGCAGACCCTGGAGGCGCACTACGAGCTCACCGACGGCTTCAACCGCCTGCGGGTGCGCACCCGCTCGGCGCTGATCGGGCGGTCCCCCGCGGACGTCGACCTCGCCGGGTACCCGGGGGTCGCGCTGATCGCGGTGGAGGACCACGCCGGTTCGTCTGTCCTGGGCGAGGTGCACGACGACGACGTCCTCGTGGTGACCGGCCCGCCGTCCGAGGTCACCCACTTCGCGCTCGCTGAGGGCCTGGCGGTGCACATGACTGGTTCGGCCGACGCCGCGGACCTCCTGACCCGCGAGGGTGGCGTGGCCGAGGTCGTTGTGCCACCACGCTCCCGACTGGTCGGCGAGACGGTCTACCCGGGGATGCAGCGCCAGCACGAGCTGGTGATCCTGGCCGTCCAGCGGCTCGGCAAGGACCTGGGCAGCGGTCCGCTGGAGCTCGCCGAGGGTGACGCGATCCTCCTGCACGGGCGCTGGTCGGCGCTCGACCAGCTGAACCGGGACCGGGACGTGCTGCTGGTGGACTCCCCTGACGTCGTGCGACGGCAGGCCGTGCCGTGGGGGCCGAAGGCGACCCGGGCGGTCGTGGTGCTGGCCGGGCTGGTGGCGATGCTCGCCTCGGGACAGGTCCCGCCCGCGATCGCCGGACTGGCCGCCGCGCTGGCGATGGTGCTGGCCCGGGTCGTGACCGTCCCGCAGGCCTACCGCTCCGTCTCGTGGCAGACCGTGGTGCTGGTCGGCGCGATGATCCCGTTGTCCACCGCGATCCAGAGCAGCGGAGCGGCGGACCTGGTCTCGGGCTGGATCATCGACCTGGTCGGCGGCGGCAGCCCGTACCTGCTGCTCGTCGCGCTGTTCGTCCTGACCGCCACCCTGGGGCAGGTGGTGAGCAACACCGCGACGGTGCTCGTGGTCACGCCGATCGCGGTGGCGGCCGCGCAGGCCACCGGCACCTCGGTCCAGCCCGTGCTGATGCTGGTCGCCGTCGCCGGCTGCGCCGCCCTGCTCACCCCGATCGCCACCCCGGGCAACATGATGATCATGACGCCCGGCGGCTACCGGTTCGGCGACTACTGGAAGCTCGGCCTGCCGGTGATGCTGTGGTGGTTCGCGGTCGCGATCGGGGTGATCCCGCTGGTCTGGCGGCCCTAG
- a CDS encoding TetR/AcrR family transcriptional regulator encodes MGRWEPGASGRLRQAAMELYVERGYDQTTVAAIADRAGLTARTFFRYFADKREVLFAGSESLQDSLVAALDDAAPDASPMQAVAAALDAAADFLGDRRDYSRQRQSVIAANAELRERELIKMASLAHALGDGLRRRGVPEPDASLAAEAGVAVFRVAFDRWVNDPVDRPLAQVMRESLVQLRTVTTR; translated from the coding sequence ATGGGTCGATGGGAGCCGGGTGCGAGCGGTCGGCTCCGCCAAGCGGCCATGGAGCTGTACGTGGAGCGCGGGTACGACCAGACGACGGTGGCCGCGATCGCTGACCGCGCAGGACTGACCGCGCGGACCTTCTTCCGGTACTTCGCCGACAAGCGCGAGGTGCTGTTCGCCGGGTCCGAGTCGTTGCAGGACAGCCTCGTCGCCGCTCTGGACGACGCGGCGCCGGACGCCTCGCCGATGCAGGCGGTGGCTGCTGCCCTCGATGCCGCCGCCGACTTCCTCGGCGACCGTCGCGACTACTCCCGACAGCGGCAGTCCGTCATCGCCGCCAACGCCGAGCTGCGCGAGCGCGAGCTGATCAAGATGGCGTCGCTGGCACACGCGCTGGGCGACGGGCTGCGCCGCCGCGGCGTCCCCGAGCCGGACGCCAGCCTGGCCGCCGAGGCCGGCGTCGCCGTGTTCCGGGTTGCCTTCGATCGCTGGGTCAACGACCCGGTCGACCGTCCGCTCGCTCAGGTCATGCGCGAGTCGCTCGTCCAGCTGAGGACCGTGACGACCCGCTAG
- the glsA gene encoding glutaminase A, with protein MSDTHPARYVSAGRLPERTSVQAIVDEARALFADDDSGRLSAVYPALAEADPSAFGLCVVSASGDVVASGDARSPFTIMSVAKPFVYALVGEAVGIEELRRRVGVNATGLAFNSAHAVERDPSGRTNPMVNPGAIATTALARGGDVEAQWSRLVEGLSRFAGHDLQLDDATLASARASNHRNRALANMLKELGALDGDPGDVVDLYTRQSCLSVSALDIAVMGATLADGGMNPLTGERVVDAETAHATLAVMTIAGLYETSGDWLFDVGMPGKSGIGGGIVTVSPGKGALGTYSPLLDPTGNSVRGQLAAQYLARRLGLDLLASQALT; from the coding sequence GTGTCCGACACGCACCCCGCGCGCTACGTCTCCGCGGGCCGCCTCCCCGAGCGCACGTCCGTCCAGGCGATCGTCGACGAGGCCCGGGCGCTCTTCGCGGACGACGACAGCGGCCGGTTGTCGGCGGTCTACCCGGCACTGGCCGAGGCTGACCCGTCCGCGTTCGGGCTCTGTGTCGTGTCGGCCAGCGGGGACGTGGTCGCGTCCGGCGACGCGCGCAGCCCGTTCACCATCATGAGCGTGGCCAAGCCCTTCGTGTACGCGCTGGTCGGCGAGGCGGTGGGCATCGAGGAGCTGCGCCGCCGGGTCGGCGTCAACGCGACCGGCCTGGCCTTCAACTCGGCGCACGCCGTCGAGCGGGATCCGTCGGGGCGCACCAACCCCATGGTCAACCCCGGCGCGATCGCCACCACCGCACTGGCTCGGGGCGGCGACGTGGAGGCCCAGTGGTCTCGCCTGGTCGAGGGGCTCTCCCGGTTCGCCGGCCACGACCTGCAGTTGGACGACGCGACGCTGGCGTCCGCGCGCGCCAGCAACCACCGCAACCGCGCACTGGCGAACATGCTGAAGGAACTCGGTGCGCTGGACGGCGATCCGGGGGACGTGGTCGACCTCTACACGCGGCAGAGCTGCCTGTCGGTCAGCGCCCTGGACATCGCGGTCATGGGCGCCACGCTCGCCGACGGCGGGATGAACCCGCTCACCGGCGAACGCGTCGTGGATGCCGAGACCGCCCACGCGACGCTGGCCGTGATGACCATCGCCGGGCTCTACGAGACCTCCGGTGACTGGCTGTTCGACGTCGGGATGCCCGGCAAGAGCGGGATCGGCGGCGGGATCGTCACCGTGTCCCCCGGAAAGGGTGCCCTCGGCACCTACTCCCCCTTGCTGGACCCGACCGGGAACAGCGTGCGCGGGCAGCTGGCCGCGCAGTACCTGGCCCGGCGCCTGGGACTGGACCTGCTGGCCTCGCAGGCACTGACCTGA
- a CDS encoding universal stress protein yields the protein MTIVIGYLPTPEGEAALEAAIVEARRLAAGLVVVSGVDAVSDSDFDISPEQHADALSDKLDRLDLQNVVVPHDPTADPATEILTQARSRDASMIVIGLRRRTPVGKLILGSTAQRILLEADCPVLAVKRAGVG from the coding sequence ATGACCATCGTGATCGGCTACCTACCCACCCCCGAGGGCGAAGCGGCGCTCGAAGCCGCGATCGTCGAGGCGCGCCGGCTCGCGGCGGGCCTCGTGGTCGTCAGCGGCGTCGACGCCGTGAGTGACAGCGACTTCGACATCTCGCCCGAGCAGCACGCGGACGCGCTCAGCGACAAGCTTGACCGGCTGGACCTCCAGAACGTCGTCGTCCCGCACGACCCGACCGCCGACCCGGCCACCGAGATCCTGACCCAGGCGCGCTCGCGCGACGCCTCGATGATCGTGATCGGGCTGCGCCGGCGCACCCCCGTGGGCAAGCTCATCCTGGGCAGCACCGCCCAGCGCATCCTGCTGGAGGCGGACTGCCCGGTCCTCGCGGTCAAGCGAGCCGGCGTCGGCTAG
- a CDS encoding AbgT family transporter — translation MSDSAAAEPAKSPEPAESAESAESRGLLGWIERVGNKIPHPAMIFLGLIFGVIILSAILAWAGVSVTTEVAEPQGTTVTQTDTDAGSTYPSVERPPEQAVPEYDVKTETIEAKSLLSADGIRHMFTTVVQNFNDFGVVAVILVAMIGVGVAEEAGLIAALIRKMVQVAPASAITFIIVLLGGISSVASDAGYLVLIPLGAAAFVSMGRHPLAGIAAAYAGVSAAFFVNILITPADGIITEVSNEIIAGVAPNAPALNVTQNLYFSIGSTIFCALVMTVLTEKYVEPRLGTWDPAERPADAPVDHVPTGDELSHESRGLKLAGLYTLGAAAIISLLTFLPNAPLRNPETGEIFGNSPFMSSLLFIISMLFLAAGLGYGRGASTLTGSTNVVNAITKTFNGLGGLIFLMLLIAQFIAFFNYSNMSRLAATSLADLLGRADIGALPLLVGFIVLVFVIDIIMPGVIPKWAIIAPIFVPLFYNLGIAPQTVIAAYRVGDGPVNVITPLMVYLPFIILVCQRYRANAGMGTVVSMMLPYTVIVLVTWILFFVGWYLIGIDWGPGAPVHLP, via the coding sequence ATGAGCGACTCGGCAGCGGCTGAGCCCGCGAAGTCACCGGAGCCGGCTGAGTCGGCGGAGTCGGCGGAGTCGCGCGGGCTGCTCGGCTGGATCGAGCGGGTGGGCAACAAGATCCCGCACCCCGCGATGATCTTCCTCGGGCTGATCTTCGGCGTGATCATCCTGTCCGCGATCCTGGCCTGGGCCGGGGTCAGCGTGACGACCGAGGTGGCCGAGCCGCAGGGAACGACGGTCACCCAGACCGACACCGACGCCGGCTCGACGTACCCCTCGGTGGAGCGCCCGCCGGAGCAGGCGGTCCCGGAGTACGACGTCAAGACCGAGACCATCGAGGCCAAGAGCCTGCTCAGCGCCGACGGCATCCGGCACATGTTCACCACCGTCGTGCAGAACTTCAACGACTTCGGTGTGGTCGCCGTGATCCTGGTCGCGATGATCGGCGTCGGCGTCGCGGAGGAGGCGGGGCTGATCGCCGCCCTGATCCGCAAGATGGTGCAGGTCGCGCCCGCGTCGGCGATCACGTTCATCATCGTGCTGCTCGGCGGCATCTCCAGCGTCGCCTCGGACGCCGGGTACCTCGTGCTGATCCCGTTGGGAGCCGCCGCGTTCGTCAGCATGGGCCGGCACCCGTTGGCCGGCATCGCGGCCGCCTACGCCGGGGTCAGCGCGGCGTTCTTCGTGAACATCCTCATCACGCCCGCCGACGGCATCATCACCGAGGTCAGCAACGAGATCATCGCCGGCGTCGCGCCGAACGCCCCAGCGCTCAACGTGACCCAGAACCTGTACTTCTCGATCGGGTCCACGATCTTCTGCGCACTGGTCATGACGGTCCTGACCGAGAAGTACGTCGAGCCGCGGCTCGGGACGTGGGACCCGGCCGAGCGGCCGGCCGACGCCCCGGTCGACCACGTGCCCACCGGGGACGAGCTGTCCCACGAGTCCCGCGGCCTGAAGCTCGCCGGGCTCTACACCCTGGGCGCCGCGGCGATCATCTCGCTGCTGACGTTCCTGCCGAACGCTCCCCTGCGCAACCCCGAGACCGGCGAGATCTTCGGCAACTCCCCCTTCATGAGCAGCCTGCTCTTCATCATCTCGATGCTGTTCCTGGCCGCGGGCCTGGGCTACGGGCGCGGGGCGTCGACGCTGACCGGCAGCACCAACGTGGTCAATGCCATCACCAAGACCTTCAACGGTCTCGGCGGGCTGATCTTCCTGATGCTGCTGATCGCCCAGTTCATCGCGTTCTTCAACTACTCCAACATGTCCCGGCTGGCCGCCACGTCGCTGGCCGACCTGCTGGGCCGGGCCGACATCGGCGCGCTGCCGCTGCTGGTCGGGTTCATCGTGCTGGTGTTCGTGATCGACATCATCATGCCCGGCGTGATTCCCAAGTGGGCCATCATCGCGCCGATCTTCGTACCGCTGTTCTACAACCTGGGCATCGCACCCCAGACCGTGATCGCCGCCTACCGGGTGGGCGACGGGCCGGTGAACGTGATCACGCCGCTGATGGTCTACCTGCCCTTCATCATCCTGGTCTGCCAGCGCTACCGCGCCAACGCAGGGATGGGCACCGTCGTCTCGATGATGCTGCCGTACACCGTCATCGTGCTGGTGACCTGGATCCTGTTCTTCGTCGGCTGGTACCTCATCGGCATCGACTGGGGACCCGGCGCGCCCGTCCACCTGCCTTGA
- a CDS encoding leucyl aminopeptidase: MPSTRHPASVTVVTTLPGVADVAALAVPVSLGSEPPPDLGHDAASLAVAGFTAKRNQTLVIPGADGRALVALGVGDASDLDLTTVRDLAADFARAVPQHKTLAVELPAGEFAVSPGDFAQVVVEGVLLARWRFFVGSGGDEPLLTALTIVAPEAVAEDVRAGVERGLVIAAAAAISRDLSNCPATTLSAVRMAQVAQELGPPAGLEVEVFDEQQLIEMGCGGILGVNLGSIDEPRLIRLRYSPAAATGHLALVGKGIMYDSGGISLKPSDESHAQMKNDMTGAAAILGAMTALQALGCASAVTAYLCCTDNMPSGSAMKLGDVLTMRNGTTVEVLNTDAEGRLVMADGLCLAVEDGVDAIVDVATLTGAALRALGVEIAAVMGNDDDLIGQLETAGDIADEPLWELPLYRPYRVQLESGIADLTNMGGANAGSITAALFLEEFVSGVPWAHVDIAGTAQQPAVRTWRNKGASGFGAKLLIELATRFEVPSGASS, from the coding sequence GTGCCGTCGACCCGGCATCCGGCGTCCGTCACGGTCGTGACCACCCTGCCCGGCGTGGCGGACGTCGCGGCGCTCGCCGTCCCGGTCTCGCTCGGCTCCGAGCCGCCACCGGACCTCGGGCACGACGCCGCCAGCCTGGCCGTCGCCGGGTTCACCGCCAAGCGCAACCAGACCCTGGTGATCCCCGGCGCCGACGGCCGCGCGCTCGTCGCGCTGGGCGTCGGCGACGCGAGTGACCTGGATCTGACGACGGTTCGCGACCTGGCCGCCGACTTCGCCCGCGCCGTTCCGCAGCACAAGACCTTGGCGGTCGAGCTCCCCGCGGGCGAGTTCGCCGTCTCCCCGGGCGACTTCGCCCAGGTCGTCGTCGAGGGCGTCCTGCTGGCCCGCTGGCGCTTCTTCGTCGGTTCGGGCGGCGACGAGCCGTTGCTGACGGCCCTGACGATCGTCGCCCCGGAGGCCGTGGCCGAGGACGTGCGGGCCGGGGTCGAGCGCGGCCTGGTGATCGCCGCCGCAGCCGCGATCAGCCGGGACCTGTCGAACTGCCCGGCGACCACGCTGTCCGCCGTCCGGATGGCGCAGGTGGCCCAGGAGCTCGGCCCGCCGGCCGGCCTGGAGGTCGAGGTCTTCGACGAGCAGCAGCTCATCGAGATGGGCTGCGGCGGCATCCTGGGGGTCAACCTCGGCAGCATCGACGAGCCGCGGCTGATCCGGCTGCGCTACTCGCCGGCCGCGGCGACCGGCCACCTGGCCCTGGTGGGCAAGGGAATCATGTACGACTCGGGGGGCATCAGCCTCAAGCCGAGTGACGAGTCGCACGCGCAGATGAAGAACGACATGACCGGCGCCGCAGCGATCCTGGGCGCCATGACCGCCCTGCAGGCCCTGGGCTGCGCGTCGGCGGTCACGGCGTACCTGTGCTGCACGGACAACATGCCCTCGGGGTCGGCGATGAAGCTGGGCGACGTGCTGACGATGCGCAACGGCACGACGGTCGAGGTGCTCAACACGGACGCCGAGGGTCGGCTGGTGATGGCCGACGGGCTCTGCCTGGCCGTCGAGGACGGCGTCGACGCCATCGTCGACGTCGCCACGCTCACCGGTGCCGCGCTGCGCGCCCTCGGGGTGGAGATCGCGGCCGTGATGGGCAACGACGACGACCTCATCGGACAGCTGGAGACGGCCGGCGACATCGCGGACGAGCCGCTGTGGGAGCTGCCCCTCTACCGGCCCTACCGCGTGCAGCTGGAGTCGGGCATCGCCGACCTGACCAACATGGGCGGCGCGAACGCGGGGTCGATCACCGCCGCGCTGTTCCTCGAGGAGTTCGTGTCCGGGGTCCCGTGGGCGCACGTGGACATCGCCGGCACCGCCCAGCAACCAGCCGTCCGGACGTGGCGCAACAAGGGAGCCAGTGGCTTCGGTGCCAAGCTGCTCATCGAGCTCGCCACCCGGTTCGAGGTCCCGAGCGGAGCGTCGTCATGA
- a CDS encoding mannitol dehydrogenase family protein: MTHLDAAGLSDIAGGVPVPAYDRDAVAAGIVHFGVGAFHRAHQAMYVDRLLSNGQSHWGICGVGVLAGDRTIADVLDEQDGLYTLLTVSPDGVTDARVIGSHVAHLHAPDDRQAVVDRLADPATHIVSLTITEGGYGIDDATGEFDPHDPATLADLADLADLGDLTDAAGVEPPSSVLGLVVAGLSARRAAGTAPFTVLSCDNIQGNGHVAEQAVTAFARRRDPHLAEWISEHVAFPSSMVDRITPATTDETVAAVAALGVQDRWPVRSESFTQWVLEDRFSDGRPALDAVGVQLVDDVLPYELMKLRLLNASHQAMGYLAVLAGETFVHDVCRDPLFAGFLLDYMHHEAIPTLRDVPGIDVDAYCDQLIARFSSEAIRDTLGRQVVDGSDRIPKFLLPVVRDQLAAGRSIARSALVLAAWCRFLEGVDDAGAPISVQDKRIDGLLRAVAAEQDEPGAFLDYPPVFGDLGADPVLRAAFADARTSLQRHGARGAIKSLT, encoded by the coding sequence ATGACCCACCTCGATGCGGCCGGACTCAGCGACATCGCTGGGGGAGTGCCGGTTCCGGCGTACGACCGCGACGCCGTGGCGGCCGGCATCGTGCACTTCGGAGTCGGCGCGTTCCACCGCGCCCACCAGGCGATGTACGTCGACCGGCTGCTGTCCAACGGCCAGTCGCACTGGGGCATCTGCGGCGTCGGCGTGCTGGCCGGGGATCGCACCATCGCCGACGTCCTCGACGAGCAGGACGGCCTCTACACGCTGCTCACGGTGTCCCCGGACGGCGTGACCGACGCCCGGGTGATCGGCTCGCACGTCGCCCACCTGCACGCACCGGACGACCGGCAGGCCGTCGTGGACCGGCTCGCCGACCCCGCGACGCACATCGTCTCCCTGACGATCACCGAGGGTGGGTACGGGATCGACGACGCCACCGGCGAGTTCGACCCGCACGACCCGGCGACCTTGGCGGACCTCGCGGACCTGGCGGACCTGGGGGACCTGACCGACGCCGCCGGCGTCGAGCCGCCGTCCAGTGTCCTCGGTCTGGTCGTGGCCGGGCTGTCCGCCCGGCGAGCCGCCGGGACCGCGCCGTTCACGGTGCTGTCGTGCGACAACATCCAGGGGAACGGGCACGTGGCCGAGCAGGCGGTGACGGCCTTCGCCCGTCGCCGCGATCCCCACCTGGCGGAGTGGATCTCCGAGCACGTCGCGTTCCCGAGCTCCATGGTCGACCGGATCACCCCCGCGACGACGGACGAGACCGTGGCCGCGGTGGCGGCCCTCGGCGTCCAGGACCGCTGGCCGGTCCGGTCGGAGTCGTTCACCCAGTGGGTCCTCGAGGACCGCTTCAGCGACGGTCGCCCCGCCCTGGACGCCGTCGGCGTGCAGCTCGTGGACGACGTCCTGCCGTACGAGCTGATGAAGCTGAGGCTGCTCAACGCGTCCCACCAGGCGATGGGCTACCTGGCCGTCCTGGCCGGCGAGACCTTCGTCCACGACGTGTGCCGGGACCCGCTGTTCGCCGGGTTCCTGCTCGACTACATGCACCACGAGGCGATCCCGACGCTGCGGGACGTGCCCGGCATCGACGTCGACGCCTACTGCGACCAGCTGATCGCGCGGTTCAGCAGCGAAGCCATCCGCGACACGCTGGGACGCCAGGTCGTGGACGGGTCCGACCGGATCCCCAAGTTCCTGTTGCCGGTGGTGCGCGACCAGCTCGCCGCCGGGAGGTCGATCGCCCGGAGTGCCCTCGTGCTGGCGGCCTGGTGCCGGTTCCTGGAGGGCGTGGACGATGCCGGTGCACCGATCTCGGTGCAGGACAAGCGGATCGACGGTTTGCTCCGCGCCGTGGCGGCCGAGCAGGACGAGCCCGGAGCCTTCCTGGACTACCCTCCGGTGTTCGGCGACCTCGGCGCGGATCCGGTGCTGCGGGCCGCGTTCGCCGACGCCCGGACCAGCCTGCAACGACACGGCGCACGAGGCGCCATCAAGAGCCTGACGTGA